One region of Duncaniella freteri genomic DNA includes:
- a CDS encoding RagB/SusD family nutrient uptake outer membrane protein, translating into MKIFRILVVAMVTFAMTACSDYLDIKPYGKVVPTTPEEFSALLNSHLDAIDRGTCDYLVPRFSHVSELDAEFSDNFETGLTASTGRPGAFDLLPYVGSKISNNGTEWYYRDHYEVIRNCNIVLHEMEERDTEEANKILALAYAMRGVAYYQLMRYFCEVPEAGNTDNQLGVPVVTEFDMEASPARSSLSATIAQIENDLKMALSLHMTDEVYRFTDDVNTGYLCRLYFWSQQWDKALSLAQELLRRHPLLSGEDYVEMMTTIGPLAGNQLIKAHRASSGNDQEVEGTLTSLASRPVSVRLLNYYRGNESVADVRYNLCFNEKRLAKNKIFCGMRAAEFALIEAECYYHLNRSDEALKSINRLRSNRISDYVDIEMNDIPDVPGSEIITTDVTGKALTPLLGLILGERRKELFLEGDRFFELKRNGSPEFVSYLDGFKYVTRSYMYTFPIPVREFDITDNLIQNPGYTEIVDR; encoded by the coding sequence ATGAAAATATTTAGAATATTAGTCGTGGCTATGGTGACGTTTGCCATGACGGCGTGCAGCGATTATCTCGACATCAAGCCTTATGGGAAGGTTGTGCCGACTACACCGGAAGAATTTTCGGCGTTGCTCAACAGTCATCTCGATGCCATAGACCGGGGCACGTGTGACTATCTTGTGCCGAGGTTTTCTCATGTATCTGAGCTTGATGCTGAGTTCAGTGACAATTTTGAGACAGGTCTTACTGCTTCTACTGGCAGGCCGGGAGCCTTTGACCTTCTCCCTTATGTTGGGAGCAAGATATCCAATAATGGCACAGAGTGGTACTACAGAGACCATTATGAAGTGATACGCAATTGCAATATAGTGCTTCATGAAATGGAGGAACGTGACACTGAGGAGGCTAACAAGATACTTGCTCTTGCCTATGCCATGCGTGGGGTGGCTTATTACCAGTTGATGCGTTATTTCTGCGAGGTCCCTGAGGCTGGCAATACTGACAATCAGCTCGGAGTGCCTGTAGTGACCGAATTTGATATGGAAGCGTCTCCTGCGCGCAGTTCTCTTTCAGCTACTATCGCTCAGATTGAGAACGACTTGAAAATGGCACTCTCGCTCCACATGACCGATGAGGTGTACCGCTTCACCGATGATGTCAACACCGGCTATCTGTGCCGTCTTTATTTCTGGTCACAGCAGTGGGACAAGGCACTCTCTCTTGCTCAGGAGCTGTTGCGCAGACACCCTCTGCTCAGCGGAGAGGATTATGTGGAAATGATGACCACTATAGGTCCTCTTGCCGGAAATCAGCTCATCAAGGCTCATCGTGCGTCGTCAGGTAACGATCAGGAGGTAGAGGGGACATTGACGAGCCTTGCATCACGTCCGGTAAGTGTCAGGCTGCTTAATTATTACCGTGGCAATGAGAGTGTAGCGGATGTGCGTTACAATCTTTGTTTTAATGAAAAACGTCTCGCCAAGAACAAGATTTTCTGTGGGATGCGTGCTGCTGAATTCGCGTTGATCGAGGCGGAATGCTATTATCACCTTAACCGGTCGGATGAGGCTCTTAAGTCGATCAACCGTCTCCGTTCCAACCGAATATCCGATTATGTCGATATAGAGATGAACGATATCCCTGATGTTCCCGGAAGTGAGATAATCACCACAGATGTGACAGGCAAGGCTTTGACACCGCTCCTTGGGCTGATACTTGGCGAGAGGCGCAAGGAACTCTTTCTGGAGGGTGATCGTTTCTTTGAACTTAAGCGCAACGGTTCTCCTGAATTCGTGTCCTATCTGGACGGATTTAAGTATGTTACACGCAGTTATATGTACACATTCCCCATACCTGTAAGGGAATTTGACATAACCGATAATCTGATTCAGAATCCAGGTTACACCGAGATCGTTGACCGATAA
- a CDS encoding SusC/RagA family TonB-linked outer membrane protein: MIGITLAAQQPSPDSMVEIDVTVVDSENQPLPGATVQISGKKQGVISDMDGRVKLWVDRGARVEFRYVGLKTVSVKVNKPLKGDILLEDDSSQLDQVVVTGYQRTTKRRTTGSVATLSAEDLKGSPTANLDMLMQGKVAGMDVKALSGRPGESAKVRIRGTNTITGNADPLWVVDGVPLQKDIPAISSSQVKAGDFNDIFTNGISGINPNDIESITVLKDASAAAIYGSRAAGGVIVITTKRGKEGKLNVNYSANVSIVTKPPHDANLMNSTEKLAWEQELWDEFSADRMANGLRYPVIGAVGQIRSGYGQYAGWTKEQQDAEISRLGEQSTDWYEELFQNSVSNSHYLSLSGGSDKTSYYVSLGYAKNNGLVKKTDYERYNINSKLDLKPSRRLKIGIQLDLSMQESNGASLNVDPFKYAYFANPYERTFNADGSYAADNTYHTFRRVNGATAMSEPENGFNIIRELNETSSQSKNLSAQAIATLSYNILDNLSFEGLASYSYTDNHTDNINGSGTYAAWLDRPFDPSFTSKRTYGSITQTSAYNTSYNLRGHFHYSNTFADDHYVSALAGAEIRGAYAKSIFEKRYGYDPVTGNSAFPVYPEGSDVDYSTLLAYAKIIDGLSGQSREKTTFASFYLSLDYVLKNRYILSVTGRTDGSNNFGSDEQFNPTGSVGLSWNVDQESFFQSLKPVFSTLSVRTALGYTGNINKSVYPQLVMDYSNYFRNTGDTFLRIGDIRNAPNPRLRWEKTRDMKVSVDMGFLNDRIRLQGELYDRRTRDAVSSVPVVYTTGFSSQTFNTSELLNQGAELTVSATAFSNRDWRVTLSANLAWNRNKLLKYTPTVVSMFNENYEGYPLGSIISGRVKGIDPKHGIYIYEVRPDVEMTTDTDRRKSNNYAFYLGTSSAPTNGGYSVSVGYKRLTLSMGGSFSWGGKILNNVNCPISYASLDRGSAIESVPTQENDLYTNYLNVTKDRVNRWTPDNPIVNAYPRIIDAYGDRLGLDDYMVTSDNITRASMMEDVSYFKLGSILLSYSMDYTWLKRAFINSIVLSAGVSNVFTITDYDGIDPETPGAVYPQPRTYSMGLSVNF; encoded by the coding sequence ATGATAGGAATTACACTGGCGGCACAGCAACCCTCACCCGATTCGATGGTAGAGATTGATGTGACCGTGGTGGATTCCGAGAATCAGCCGCTTCCCGGAGCAACAGTGCAGATATCCGGTAAGAAACAAGGCGTAATTTCCGACATGGATGGTCGCGTCAAGCTATGGGTTGACCGTGGAGCACGCGTAGAGTTCAGATATGTGGGACTGAAAACGGTCTCAGTCAAGGTCAACAAGCCGCTTAAGGGAGACATTCTCCTTGAAGACGACTCGTCACAGCTTGATCAGGTAGTGGTGACAGGTTACCAGCGTACCACCAAGCGTCGCACCACAGGATCGGTCGCCACACTTTCGGCTGAGGACCTTAAGGGCTCGCCTACTGCCAATCTTGACATGCTAATGCAGGGCAAGGTGGCAGGTATGGATGTGAAAGCCCTTTCAGGCAGGCCGGGAGAGTCAGCCAAAGTGCGTATACGAGGCACAAACACCATCACCGGAAATGCCGATCCCTTATGGGTGGTCGACGGTGTGCCCTTGCAGAAGGATATCCCCGCTATATCTTCTTCTCAGGTTAAAGCCGGTGATTTCAACGACATCTTCACCAACGGCATATCAGGAATAAATCCTAACGACATCGAGTCGATAACGGTGCTGAAGGATGCTTCGGCTGCCGCTATTTACGGATCGAGAGCTGCCGGCGGTGTGATTGTCATCACCACCAAGCGTGGCAAGGAAGGCAAGCTCAATGTCAACTATTCAGCCAATGTCTCGATTGTTACCAAGCCTCCTCATGATGCCAACCTTATGAACTCAACTGAGAAACTTGCCTGGGAACAGGAGCTTTGGGACGAGTTCTCTGCCGACCGTATGGCTAATGGGCTACGATACCCTGTGATTGGTGCAGTAGGTCAGATAAGGTCGGGCTACGGACAGTATGCCGGATGGACTAAGGAGCAGCAGGATGCAGAGATCAGCCGCCTTGGCGAGCAGTCGACCGACTGGTATGAGGAGCTGTTTCAGAATTCTGTATCCAACAGCCATTATCTGTCTTTGTCAGGAGGATCGGACAAGACTTCTTATTATGTGTCGCTCGGTTATGCCAAGAATAACGGATTGGTTAAAAAGACTGATTATGAGCGTTACAACATCAATTCCAAACTTGACCTCAAGCCCAGTCGCCGACTTAAGATAGGCATACAGCTCGACCTCTCGATGCAGGAGAGCAACGGCGCCTCCCTCAATGTCGATCCTTTCAAGTATGCTTATTTTGCTAATCCATATGAGAGGACATTCAATGCTGACGGATCATATGCCGCAGACAATACATACCACACTTTCAGGAGGGTTAACGGTGCGACAGCCATGAGTGAGCCTGAAAACGGATTCAATATCATACGCGAGCTTAACGAGACATCATCCCAAAGCAAGAACCTTTCTGCTCAGGCGATAGCGACTCTGAGCTATAATATCCTTGACAATCTTTCATTCGAGGGACTTGCGTCCTATAGTTACACTGACAATCACACCGATAATATCAATGGTAGCGGTACATATGCAGCATGGCTTGACCGACCTTTTGATCCATCCTTTACATCGAAGCGTACATATGGGTCAATCACTCAGACATCCGCTTATAACACAAGCTATAATCTGCGCGGACACTTCCATTACAGTAACACATTTGCTGATGACCATTATGTGAGTGCGCTTGCCGGTGCCGAGATACGTGGAGCGTATGCCAAAAGTATTTTCGAAAAGCGTTACGGTTATGATCCGGTTACAGGTAATTCGGCATTTCCTGTATATCCCGAGGGATCGGATGTAGATTACTCCACACTGCTGGCATATGCAAAAATCATTGACGGACTTTCGGGTCAGAGCCGTGAGAAGACCACATTCGCGTCATTTTATCTTTCTCTCGATTATGTGTTGAAGAATCGCTATATACTCAGTGTCACAGGCCGTACCGACGGTTCCAACAATTTCGGCAGTGACGAGCAGTTCAATCCTACCGGATCGGTGGGCCTGTCATGGAATGTTGACCAGGAATCATTCTTCCAGTCTCTCAAGCCTGTGTTCAGTACATTGTCGGTACGCACAGCGCTTGGATATACAGGAAATATCAACAAGTCGGTATATCCGCAGCTTGTGATGGATTACTCAAATTATTTCCGTAACACCGGTGATACTTTCCTTCGGATCGGTGACATACGCAATGCCCCCAATCCGCGTCTGCGCTGGGAAAAGACCAGAGACATGAAAGTGTCAGTCGATATGGGATTCTTAAATGACAGAATCCGCCTTCAGGGTGAATTGTATGACCGGCGTACTCGTGATGCAGTGTCGTCAGTACCTGTTGTCTACACTACCGGATTCTCATCTCAGACGTTCAACACTTCCGAACTTCTCAATCAGGGTGCCGAACTCACTGTAAGTGCCACAGCATTCAGTAACCGTGACTGGAGAGTCACACTATCTGCCAATCTTGCCTGGAACCGTAACAAGCTGCTGAAGTACACACCTACAGTTGTGAGTATGTTCAATGAGAACTATGAGGGATATCCGCTCGGGTCTATTATAAGCGGACGGGTCAAGGGCATTGATCCCAAACATGGCATTTATATCTATGAGGTGCGTCCCGACGTTGAGATGACTACTGATACGGACCGCCGGAAATCCAATAATTATGCGTTTTATCTGGGCACAAGCAGTGCGCCCACCAATGGCGGCTATTCAGTGTCGGTAGGTTATAAGAGGTTGACCCTTAGCATGGGTGGCTCATTCTCATGGGGAGGCAAAATCCTTAATAATGTCAATTGCCCCATATCGTACGCATCGCTTGACCGAGGCAGTGCCATAGAATCGGTCCCGACACAGGAGAATGACCTTTACACCAATTATCTGAATGTCACCAAGGATAGAGTGAACCGTTGGACTCCCGACAATCCTATCGTTAACGCTTATCCACGTATCATTGATGCTTACGGTGACAGGCTCGGGCTTGATGACTATATGGTGACGAGTGACAATATCACGCGTGCTTCAATGATGGAGGATGTGTCTTATTTCAAACTCGGATCTATACTTCTGTCCTATTCAATGGACTACACATGGCTCAAGAGAGCGTTTATCAATTCCATTGTACTGTCGGCAGGCGTGAGCAATGTGTTCACCATCACCGACTATGATGGCATTGATCCTGAGACTCCCGGAGCTGTGTATCCGCAGCCCCGTACATATTCGATGGGACTTTCTGTAAACTTTTAA